One Pichia kudriavzevii chromosome 3, complete sequence genomic window carries:
- a CDS encoding uncharacterized protein (PKUD0C03660; similar to Saccharomyces cerevisiae YOR096W (RPS7A) and YNL096C (RPS7B); ancestral locus Anc_2.188), whose amino-acid sequence MSAAAKVLNPNPTELELQVAQAFIDLETNSDLKAELRPLQFKSVKEIEVSGNKKAIVVLVPVPSLAAYHKVQIRLTRELEKKFPDQHVVFLAERRILPKPARGSRLGQKRPRSRTLTAVHEKILDDLVFPTEIVGKRVRYMVGGNKIAKVLLDSKDSTNIDYKLETFQSIYQKLTGKQVVFEIPSKTL is encoded by the coding sequence ATGTCTGCAGCAGCAAAGGTCTTAAACCCAAACCCAACTGAATTAGAATTACAAGTTGCACAAGCTTTTATTGATTTAGAAACTAACTCTGACTTAAAGGCTGAATTGAGACCACTTCAATTCAAGTCCGTTAAGGAGATTGAAGTTTCGGGTAACAAGAAGGCTATTGTCGTTCTTGTCCCAGTTCCTTCTTTAGCTGCATACCACAAGGTTCAAATCAGATTGACTAGAGAATTAGAAAAGAAGTTCCCAGACCAACATGTTGTCTTCCTTGCAGAAAGAAGAATCTTACCTAAGCCAGCAAGAGGTTCCAGATTAGGCCAAAAGAGACCAAGATCCAGAACTTTGACTGCTGTCCATGAAAAGATTTTGGATGATTTAGTCTTCCCAACTGAAATTGTTGGTAAGAGAGTCAGATACATGGTTGGTGGTAACAAGATTGCAAAGGTTTTGTTGGATTCCAAGGACTCTACCAACATTGATTACAAGTTAGAAACTTTCCAATCCATCTACCAAAAGTTGACTGGTAAGCaagttgtttttgaaatccCTTCCAAGACTTTATAA
- a CDS encoding uncharacterized protein (PKUD0C03670) — translation MYVLAVSLKFFFFFKFHLHKKLQIIYILQIIYILQVIYTLQVFLHAMFWRKHLTVLTCPGSRIECIGVSHTNVFNHRSFCSLKPNKNNKSVHKSNESSTKGHDSVRTDFKTSIIIPSTSLNIGLFEFKKQFSLLNDGTIPSRKLGEFKESIDKLILQATYDIDLQLRSIKPIIVHSLLNLPDDDFVELLIYLLSKGITILDNQVSLRVTEIMRSGNLTLKYKIIFGVSKKDVNLLSFRASLPPLYRKVMQKSFSPKVIQSIITDVYLPLRDRSKILEYLGILEDIMENTEYKRFADSVKCVLFDLKIPIAAYKMESISNNKKFDGFLKYLLSLPSTLLDIMFEKFILSNFEKVTSKTLFLYISLVYGDVSKCFPSLIGYSDIESVNYEGHKSRSTIAKDTQQIPINIYYLFFRKTISELRVQVLKNLIHDVSILGPTNEITKCFNFALFELAIELKDTKKNFHNYAMDYLSHTDFRPPRFAALPIIDLKSYYSNDTAQLLNIMDTYGSDRFFTLDTDDVKEMFQDLSNPEKDQFIHILMKHKFSLPDGSIMEQWIEEKPERIQYLVPDDCDVNSIKKIISLLTPVQMFRLITKYNENFPKHTEILKVLESFNYNIEYHYAALSALKIPNAKAYTQLKTLSDYLHAEHLIDKVTEEQRLRLYNIFIKNCIQSNFASGIICASTIVPSYRDQTDTIVKLTSYVKPKRLLPVSGKHKLPVDIFMVALKSSLRNAESDFNIIYWYKLCMSYARSIEKVEEKVRFRQEVFGLLQSEIVTKGSSPMILYKLYSYAESDAFSPDWKLKVDMSETLEKYFKESLLKNDKKSEYSIVETLSTVAKYESDITLSADLISSLFGKVPDKEKIFFIKLLRNMSHTVPYVEKIGSFLHSEFRKKNPDVYDLLGLDISNPLINSPTAKRTKWMKFDNRYFSPLIEQFMQRFISKEKNISIKGMMQDSLGYMDYSKDTIKCLKFYELYHSVFTFRGKTCDLKGCDIDEFVSECKQVFNGSEDILPPYLLEPFMLHFLYTRSLSYDLQTMVKMIYIINNGDANFGKSGLWNIINSDEKQRLEAYFTEVPRCFDTFVESNVVLLYNILFSICKNSQDLSTSELMYIIDFSEYLLRKPFMSKKAKFNIMNCVFILVGKHSDLLSIFYKRMITILPEYKVSKLLITDLLYSATMNDFVNIDSILTYLIKSNDNVLMNQACESVIKRLMEEDQNVIAQELYVKYTQLVPRFKIKDIDQNMSWAKASKPNIHVDSGSEVSMQINRFKVKLYDYEKLTK, via the coding sequence ATGTACGTACTTGCTGTATCgttaaagttttttttttttttcaaatttcatTTACATAAGAAACTTCAGATTATTTATATACTTCAGATTATTTATATACTTCAGGTTATTTATACACTTCAGGTTTTCTTACACGCCATGTTTTGGCGTAAACATTTAACAGTTCTCACTTGTCCGGGCTCTAGAATTGAATGTATAGGGGTTAGTCATACCAACGTTTTTAATCACAGatcattttgttctttaaaaccaaataaaaataacaaatcGGTTCACAAGAGTAATGAATCGTCAACAAAAGGACACGACAGCGTTCGTACAGACTTCAAAACCTCGATTATTATCCCATCAACGTCATTGAATATCGGGCTATTTGAGTTTAAAAAGCAATTTTCCCTTTTGAATGATGGTACGATACCATCACGGAAACTAGGtgaattcaaagaaagtATAGATAAGTTAATATTACAAGCAACATATGATATCGATCTGCAGTTGAGATCAATAAAACCAATTATAGTACATTCTTTATTAAATCTTCcagatgatgattttgttgaattgcTGATTTACCTACTGTCAAAAGGGATTACTATTTTGGATAATCAAGTATCATTGAGAGTTACAGAAATTATGAGATCGGGTAATTTAACACTTAAGTACAAAATAATATTTGGAGTGTCAAAGAAAGACGTAAATTTATTATCTTTTAGGGCATCTTTACCCCCATTATATCGGAAAGTAATGCAAAAATCCTTCTCCCCTAAGGTTATTCAAAGCATTATCACAGATGTTTACCTCCCGCTCCGAGATAGATCCAAAATATTAGAGTATTTGGGAATATTGGAAGATATAATGGAAAACACCGAATATAAAAGGTTTGCGGATAGTGTTAAATGTGTGCTATTTGACCTGAAGATACCTATTGCAGCTTACAAAATGGAAAGTATATctaataacaaaaaatttgatgGTTTCCTTAAGTATCTCCTTTCGTTGCCGTCCACTTTATTAGATATTatgtttgaaaagtttatcctttcaaattttgaaaaagttaCCTCAAAGActttatttctttatatATCTTTAGTTTATGGCGACGTATCAAAatgttttccttcattAATTGGATATTCAGATATAGAATCTGTTAACTACGAAGGCCATAAAAGCAGATCTACAATAGCAAAAGATACACAACAAATACCAATCAATATATATTACTTATTTTTCCGGAAAACGATTTCAGAGCTTAGAGTtcaagttttgaagaatctaaTACATGATGTCTCTATTTTGGGGCCCACTAATGAAATAACaaaatgtttcaattttgcGTTATTTGAATTAGCAATTGAACTCAAGGAcaccaagaaaaacttcCATAACTATGCGATGGACTACCTATCTCATACAGATTTTAGACCTCCTAGATTTGCTGCTCTTCCCATTATCGACCTCAAATCTTACTATTCCAATGACACCGCACAATTATTGAATATAATGGACACATATGGTAGTGACAGGTTTTTTACTCTAGATACAGACGACGTCAAAGAAATGTTTCAAGACCTTAGCAACCCAGAGAAAGACCAATTTATTCACATCTTAATGAAACATAAATTTAGTTTACCTGACGGTTCTATCATGGAACAATGGATCGAGGAAAAGCCCGAAAGGATACAGTATTTAGTACCAGATGATTGTGACGTTAATTCCATCAAGAAGATAATAAGTTTGCTAACACCCGTTCAAATGTTTAGATTGATTACCAAGtataatgaaaattttcCTAAACATACTGAAATTCTCAAGGTTTTGGAAAGTTTTAATTATAATATTGAATATCATTATGCAGCATTATCAGCTTTGAAAATACCAAATGCAAAGGCATACACGCAACTCAAAACCTTATCTGACTACTTACACGCCGAACATCTCATAGATAAGGTCACTGAAGAACAGCGACTAAGACTTTAcaatattttcataaaaAACTGTATTCAATCGAACTTTGCATCTGGAATCATATGTGCATCGACAATAGTACCGAGTTATAGGGACCAAACAGATACAATTGTTAAACTAACTTCCTATGTGAAACCTAAACGGTTGCTACCAGTCTCAGGAAAGCATAAACTACCTGTAGACATATTCATGGTAGCCTTAAAAAGCTCTCTACGAAATGCCGAATCagatttcaatatcatttACTGGTATAAATTGTGCATGTCCTATGCAAGAAGCATagaaaaagttgaagaaaaggtaAGATTTCGGCAAGAAGTGTTTGGATTGTTGCAGAGCGAGATCGTAACCAAAGGGTCAAGTCCCATGATACTTTACAAACTATATTCATATGCGGAGAGTGATGCATTCAGCCCAGATTGGAAATTAAAAGTAGATATGAGTGAAACTTTGGAAAAGTATTTTAAAGAGAGCTTActgaaaaatgataaaaagtCCGAATATTCCATTGTCGAAACCCTTTCAACAGTTGCAAAATATGAATCTGACATCACACTTTCAGCTGACTTAATATCTTCACTATTTGGAAAAGTTCctgacaaagaaaaaatattttttattaaaCTGTTGAGAAACATGTCACACACAGTTCCttatgttgaaaaaattggatcATTTCTTCACTCCGAATTTCGAAAAAAGAACCCTGATGTATACGACCTATTAGGCCTTGATATCTCTAATCCGTTGATTAATAGTCCCACAGCAAAGCGTACCAAGTGGATGAAGTTTGATAATAGatatttttctcctttaatCGAACAATTCATGCAACGCTTTATTagtaaggaaaaaaatatttctatCAAAGGTATGATGCAAGATTCGTTGGGATATATGGACTACAGTAAAGATACAATAAAGTGCCTGAAGTTTTATGAACTGTATCATAGCGTTTTTACGTTCAGAGGGAAAACTTGCGACTTAAAAGGCTGTGATATTGATGAGTTTGTTTCTGAGTGCAAACAGGTATTTAATGGATCCGAAGACATACTTCCACCATATTTACTCGAACCATTTATGTTACATTTTCTATACACACGGAGCCTTTCGTATGATCTTCAAACAATGGTTAAAATGATATACATTATAAATAATGGTGATGCGAATTTCGGAAAAAGTGGACTTTGGAATATAATTAATTCGGATGAAAAGCAACGTTTGGAAGCATATTTTACAGAGGTACCAAGGTGCTTTGATACTTTTGTTGAATCAAACGTCGTATTGTTATACAATATcctattttcaatttgcAAGAACTCACAAGATCTTTCCACTAGTGAGCTAATGTACATTATTGACTTTTCGGAATATTTATTGCGAAAGCCTTTTATGTCCAAAAAGGCGAAGTTCAACATTATGAATTGTGTTTTCATACTTGTTGGTAAACATTCGGatttattatcaatattcTACAAGAGGATGATCACGATTCTCCCAGAGTATAAAGTTTCTAAACTTTTGATTACAGATCTTTTATATTCAGCCACTATGAATGACTTCGTAAACATAGACTCAATTCTGACGTATCTGATTAAAAGCAATGATAATGTGTTGATGAATCAGGCATGTGAATCAGTGATAAAAAGATTGATGGAAGAAGATCAAAACGTCATTGCACAGGAACTATATGTGAAGTACACACAACTAGTTCCTCgtttcaaaatcaaagacaTAGATCAGAATATGTCTTGGGCAAAGGCAAGTAAGCCGAATATTCATGTCGATTCTGGTTCTGAGGTTAGTATGCAGATAAACAGGTTCAAAGTCAAACTATATGATTACGAGAAGCTAACCAAATGA
- a CDS encoding uncharacterized protein (PKUD0C03675), with amino-acid sequence MAAPKIFDKFNKIRTRESSPIRRTEVPITSSSPVSTPRKVRSHTNPNAKLIPIKKNLGLIPTLDSFSDSSNEGKRHMNDVAIEVKMDNQNVHPMDEPLVLRNGKEIYPSINSSVDNKEKSDLMVILAGLLEAFTGIVIRFWNSDLHFKITISEGKPLKVHIPSLVYSLIGFKLIHTLFFKDSNQSVRITQTPTNYGGFKAPFVIIMVIVIAGWFFSQNLSREQSRSTKIPHKSATSAMSNSSINSTDIEDEITLVDSLGSKKFSENELWDNKTPDITPPTSRKNSFEMKLDTLLAREKIKIDKFSTPVQCRREARHKTTKTLNLNLPTNYKKRKSNEFDEMTIQAREQLLKAFY; translated from the coding sequence ATGGCTGCTCCTAAGATCTTCGATAAGTTCAACAAGATCAGAACAAGAGAATCATCACCTATCCGTCGAACAGAGGTTCCAATTACCTCCTCTTCACCTGTTTCTACTCCCCGTAAAGTTCGATCACATACAAATCCTAATGCAAAATTAAtaccaatcaaaaaaaatcttgGCTTGATTCCAACACTAGACTCATTTTCCGATTCCAGCAATGAAGGCAAAAGGCACATGAATGACGTTGCAATCGAAGTTAAGATGGATAACCAGAATGTGCACCCCATGGATGAACCACTGGTGCTAAGAAATGGGAAGGAGATTTACCCTTCAATTAATTCTAGTGTGGATAATAAGGAAAAGTCCGATCTTATGGTAATCTTGGCGGGTTTGCTAGAAGCATTCACAGGTATAGTCATACGATTTTGGAACTCAGATcttcatttcaaaattacAATCTCAGAAGGCAAGCCATTAAAAGTTCATATACCATCACTTGTTTATTCTCTCATTGGATTCAAGCTTATACATACTTTATTCTTTAAGGATTCTAACCAGTCTGTTCGTATCACGCAAACACCTACTAATTATGGAGGATTCAAGGCTCCTTTTGTTATCATTATGGTTATTGTAATTGCAGGGTGGTTTTTCTCACAAAACCTATCAAGAGAACAGAGTCGTTCGACAAAAATACCTCACAAGTCGGCTACTTCTGCTATGTCAAACAGTAGTATTAACAGTACAGATATCGAAGATGAAATTACTCTAGTTGATTCATTAGGTAGCAAAAAATTTTCGGAGAATGAATTATGGGACAACAAAACACCAGATATTACACCACCAACCTCTAGGAAAAACAGCTTCGAAATGAAATTAGACACTTTACTTGCAAgggaaaaaatcaagataGATAAATTTTCGACCCCAGTTCAATGTCGCCGAGAAGCAAGGCACAAAACTAcgaaaactttgaatttgaatctCCCTACAAATTATAAAAAGCGTAAGAGCAATGAATTTGACGAAATGACAATCCAAGCAAGAGAACAACTGCTAAAAGCTTTTTACTAG
- a CDS encoding uncharacterized protein (PKUD0C03680; similar to Saccharomyces cerevisiae YOR100C (CRC1); ancestral locus Anc_2.184): protein MSEQKIQSNFWTDFLMGGVSAAVSKTAAAPIERVKLLIQNQDEMIKQGRLARKYDGIVECFSRTAKDEGIVSFWRGNTANVIRYFPTQALNFAFKDKFKKMFGFKKEEGYWKWFAGNLASGGLAGGTSLLFVYSLDYARTRLANDAKAAKGNGERQFNGLFDVYKKTIASDGIAGLYRGFLPSVVGIVVYRGLYFGLFDSLKPVLLTGSLENNFLAAFLLGWLVTTGASTASYPLDTVRRRMMMTSGQAVKYKGAFDAFSQIVAKEGVKSLFKGCGANILRGVAGAGVISMYDQLQVILFGKKFK from the coding sequence ATGTCTGAACAAAAGATCCAATCCAACTTCTGGACCGATTTCTTAATGGGTGGTGTCTCCGCTGCAGTTTCCAAGACTGCAGCAGCTCCAATTGAAAGAGTCAAGTTATTAATTCAAAACCAAGATGAAATGATCAAGCAAGGCAGATTAGCAAGAAAGTACGATGGTATTGTCGAATGTTTCTCTAGAACTGCTAAGGACGAAGGTATTGTTTCCTTCTGGAGAGGTAACACTGCTAACGTTATCAGATACTTCCCAACCCAAGCATTAAACTTTGCTTTCAAGGATAAGTTCAAGAAGATGTTCGGTTTCAAGAAGGAAGAAGGTTACTGGAAATGGTTCGCAGGTAACTTGGCATCTGGTGGTTTAGCCGGTGGTACTTCTCTTTTATTCGTTTACTCTTTAGATTACGCTAGAACTAGATTAGCTAACGATGCAAAGGCTGCTAAGGGTAACGGTGAAAGACAATTCAATGGTTTATTCGATGTCTACAAGAAGACCATTGCTTCCGATGGTATTGCAGGTTTATACAGAGGTTTCTTGCCATCTGTTGTCGGTATTGTTGTCTACAGAGGTTTGTACTttggtttgtttgattCCTTAAAGCCAGTTCTTTTAACCGGTTCTTTAGAAAACAACTTCCTTGCAGCTTTCTTGTTAGGTTGGCTCGTCACCACCGGTGCTTCCACCGCTTCTTACCCATTAGATACCGttagaagaagaatgatgatgacttCTGGTCAAGCTGTCAAGTATAAGGGTGCTTTCGATGCTTTCTCCCAAATTGTTGCTAAGGAAGGTGTCAAGTCCTTGTTCAAGGGTTGTGGTGCTAACATTTTGAGAGGTGTTGCAGGTGCTGGTGTTATTTCCATGTACGACCAATTACAAGTTATCCTTTTCGGTAAGAAGTTCAAATAA
- a CDS encoding uncharacterized protein (PKUD0C03690; similar to Saccharomyces cerevisiae YIL133C (RPL16A) and YNL069C (RPL16B); ancestral locus Anc_2.228) encodes MSEFQPVVVVDGKGHLLGRLASIVAKELLNGQKIVVVRCEEMNVSGEFFRNKLKYHDYLRKSTNFNHRRGQFHFRAPSRIFYKAVRGMIPHKTARGAAALERLKVFEGVPPPYDKKKRIVVPQALRVLRLKPGRKYTTLGKLSASVGWKYDSIVSTLEDKRKARAAEYYAKKLVAAKKLTAAKASVAESEASQKLAALGY; translated from the exons ATGAGCGAATTCCAACCAGTTGTTGTCGTTGACG GTAAGGGTCATTTATTAGGTAGATTAGCATCTATTGTTGCTAAGGAACTTTTAAATGGTCAAAAGATTGTTGTTGTCAGATGTGAAGAAATGAACGTCTCTGGtgaatttttcagaaacaaattaaaGTACCACGACTACTTGAGAAAGTCCACCAACTTCAACCACAGAAGAGGTCAATTCCATTTCAGAGCTCCATCCAGAATCTTCTATAAGGCTGTTAGAGGTATGATTCCACACAAGACTGCTAGAGGTGCAGCAGCTTTAGAAAGATTAAAGGTCTTCGAAGGTGTCCCACCACCATAcgacaagaagaagagaattGTTGTTCCTCAAGCTTTAAGAGTTTTAAGATTAAAGCCAGGTAGAAAATACACCACTCTTGGTAAGTTATCTGCTTCTGTTGGTTGGAAATACGATTCTATTGTCTCTACTTTAGAAGACAAGAGAAAGGCAAGAGCAGCAGAATACTACGCAAAGAAGTTAGTTGCTGCAAAGAAGTTGACTGCTGCAAAGGCATCTGTTGCAGAATCCGAAGCTTCTCAAAAATTAGCTGCTTTAGGTTACTAA
- a CDS encoding uncharacterized protein (PKUD0C03695): protein MSHDPHSRINGHVSLVEYNHHGGVTHYASNYTMRYYLKELREKPSYKVVHLSSILFDVERLKTLREEMTVDDSLMSNIQVAQTLSLSQMLITLKQLKYIPQCIILEDLDEAFNVSMFEDQRKSGRIMIEIIKHIRDISQNHLTTVIITQRKPRQSIGLHRVSSLLRNMMDNQILIDGDNVQIDSIYDDIDVFLNAK, encoded by the exons ATGTCCCATGACCCACACAGCAGGATCAACGGCCATGTCTCATTGGTAGAATACAACCATCATGGCGGTGTCACGCATTATGCATCTAAT TATACAATGAGATACTATTTGAAAGAGCTACGAGAAAAGCCCTCTTATAAAGTCGTACACCTTTCATCGATACTGTTTGATGTCGAGCGTCTCAAGACATTACGCGAGGAAATGACAGTAGATGATTCCTTAATGTCGAATATTCAAGTAGCTCAAACTCTATCGCTATCTCAAATGCTGATTACTCTGAAGCAACTCAAATATATTCCTCAGTGTATTATacttgaagatttggatgaGGCATTTAATGTCTCCATGTTTGAAGACCAGAGAAAGT CTGGTCGAATAATgattgaaatcatcaaacaTATCAGAGATATATCCCAGAACCATTTAACAACTGTTATT attACACAACGCAAACCTCGACAGTCGATTGGTTTACATCGTGTAAGCAGCCTTTTACGGAATATGATGGACAACCAGATCCTCATAGATGGAGACAATGTGCAGATAGATTCCATTTATGATGACATTGATGTGTTTTTAAATGCAAAATAA
- a CDS encoding uncharacterized protein (PKUD0C03700; similar to Saccharomyces cerevisiae YML054C (CYB2); ancestral locus Anc_4.304): MLLRSLNSSARCVKQTTRTKVRYLSHVSGASMAKPTLKNNSRESNKSRNYLIAAVTALAVSTSIGVAVHVKDPLYNDATGSDSPRSISVDEFVKHNSQNDCWIAINGKVYDFTDFIPNHPGGVPPLVNHAGYDGTKLYEKLHPKGTIEKFLPKDKFLGVLDGEAPKLEADYLVDDDEQERLDYLNNLPPLSSIQNVYDFEYLAKKILPKDAWAYYSCGADDEITMRENHYAYQRVYFRPRICVDVKEVDTSYEMLGTKTSVPFYVSATALAKLGHPDGECSIARGAGKEGVVQMISTLSSMSLDEIAAARIPGATQWFQLYINEDRNVAKGLVKHAEDLGMKAIFITVDAPSLGNREKDKRLKFVNDTDVDLGDSADRNSGASKALSSFIDASVSWNDVKAVKSWTKLPVLVKGVQTVEDVIEAYDAGCQGVVLSNHGGRQLDTAPPPIELLAETVPTLKRLGKLRPDFEILIDGGVKRGTDILKAVAIGGQDVRVSVGMGRPFLYANSCYGEAGVRKLIQNLKDELEMDMRLLGVTKMDQLSSKHVDTKRLIGRDAINYLYDNVYSPIETVKFNNED, from the coding sequence ATGTTACTCAGATCACTAAACTCTTCTGCTCGTTGTGTCAAACAAACAACCAGAACAAAGGTTAGGTATCTCAGCCACGTCAGTGGTGCAAGCATGGCGAAACCTACATTGAAGAACAACTCGAGAGAATCCAACAAATCCAGAAACTATCTAATTGCTGCTGTGACAGCATTGGCTGTATCAACCTCAATTGGAGTTGCCGTACATGTGAAGGACCCCTTGTATAACGATGCTACCGGCAGTGATTCTCCGAGAAGTATATCTGTTGACGAGTTTGTCAAGCATAATTCACAAAACGACTGTTGGATTGCAATCAATGGCAAGGTTTATGATTTCACTGATTTTATTCCAAACCATCCAGGTGGGGTACCTCCATTAGTTAATCATGCTGGTTATGATGGTACTAAACTTTATGAGAAATTGCACCCAAAAGGTacaattgagaaattcttGCCAAAGGATAAGTTTCTGGGTGTGTTAGATGGTGAAGCGCCAAAATTGGAAGCAGACTATTTGGTGGACGATGATGAACAAGAGAGACTGGATTATTTGAACAACTTACCTCCTTTGTCATCTATTCAGAATGTTTATGATTTCGAATACTTGGCCAAGAAGATTTTACCTAAAGATGCCTGGGCATATTATTCTTGTGGTGccgatgatgaaatcacAATGAGAGAAAACCACTATGCTTATCAAAGAGTTTATTTCAGACCAAGAATTTGTGTTGATGTCAAGGAAGTTGATACTTCTTATGAAATGTTAGGCACTAAAACCTCTGTTCCTTTTTATGTATCTGCCACCGCTTTGGCTAAATTAGGCCATCCTGATGGTGAATGCTCAATTGCTAGAGGCGCTGGTAAGGAAGGTGTCGTTCAAATGATTTCGACCCTTTCCTCAATGTCATTAGATGAAATTGCCGCTGCTAGAATTCCAGGTGCAACCCAATGGTTCCAATTATACATTAATGAGGATAGAAATGTCGCTAAAGGTCTGGTCAAACATGCAGAAGACTTGGGTATGAAGGCTATCTTTATAACTGTTGATGCTCCTTCTCTAGGTAACAGAGAAAAGGATAAAAGATTAAAGTTTGTTAATGACACCGATGTCGATTTGGGTGATTCCGCAGATCGAAACAGTGGTGCTTCAAAGGCACTATCTTCGTTCATTGATGCTTCTGTCTCTTGGAATGACGTCAAAGCGGTCAAGTCGTGGACTAAATTGCCTGTCTTAGTTAAAGGTGTTCAAACAGTTGAAGACGTTATTGAAGCTTACGATGCTGGTTGTCAAGGTGTTGTTTTGTCAAACCACGGTGGTAGGCAACTAGATACTGCTCCTCCTCCAATCGAATTATTAGCTGAAACTGTTCCAACTTTGAAGAGATTGGGTAAATTAAGAccagattttgaaattttaatTGACGGTGGTGTCAAAAGAGGTACCGATATTTTGAAAGCAGTCGCAATCGGTGGCCAAGATGTCAGAGTTTCAGTTGGTATGGGTAGACCTTTCTTATATGCCAACTCTTGCTATGGTGAAGCAGGTGTTAGAAAATTAATTCAAAATCTAAAGGATGAATTAGAAATGGATATGAGATTGTTGGGTGTCACTAAAATGGACCAGCTATCTTCGAAACATGTCGATACTAAACGTTTGATTGGTAGAGATGCGATCAACTATTTGTATGATAATGTATACAGCCCAATCGAAACCgttaaattcaacaatgaaGATTGA